A DNA window from Ipomoea triloba cultivar NCNSP0323 chromosome 10, ASM357664v1 contains the following coding sequences:
- the LOC116032496 gene encoding protein transport protein Sec61 subunit alpha-like — translation MGGGFRVLHLVKPFLSFLPEVQSADRKIPFREKVIYTVISLFIFLVCSQLPLYGIHSTTGADPFYWMRVILASNRGTVMELGITPIVTSGLVMQLLAGSKIIEVDNNVREDRALLNGAQKLLGILIAIGEAVAYVLSGMYGSVGQLGVGNAILIILQLCFAGIIVICLDELLQKGYGLGSGISLFIATNICENIIWKAFSPTTINTGRGAEFEGAIIALFHLLIARTDKVRALREAFYRQNLPNVTNLLATVLIFLIVIYFQGFRVVLPVRSKNARGQQGSYPIKLFYTSNMPIILQSALVSNLYFISQLLYRKYSGNFFVNLLGIWKESEYSGQSVPVGGLAYYVTAPSSLADMLTHPFHALFYIVFMLSACALFSKTWIEVSGSSAKDVAKQLKEQQMVMPGHRDSNLQKELNRYIPTAAAFGGMCIGALTVLADMMGAIGSGTGILLAVTIIYQYFETFEKEKATELGFLGL, via the exons ATGGGTGGAGGGTTCAGAGTGCTGCATCTTGTCAAACCATTTCTCTCATTTCTGCCTGAAGTGCAGAGTGCTGACAGAAAGATTCCCTTCAGAGAGAAGGTCATATACACTGTGATCTCTCTTTTCATTTTCCTGGTCTGCAGTCAGCTTCCTCTTTATGGCATACACTCTACAACTGGTGCTGATCCATTTTATTGGATGCGTGTTATCCTTGCCTCAAACCGTGGTACGGTCATGGAGTTGGGAATCACACCAATTGTGACTTCTGGGTTGGTGATGCAACTATTGGCTGGTTCAAAAATCATTGAAGTGGACAACAATGTGAGAGAGGACCGGGCACTATT GAATGGTGCTCAAAAGTTGTTAGGTATCCTGATTGCTATTGGGGAGGCAGTTGCTTATGTCCTATCAGGGATGTATGGAAGTGTTGGCCAATTGGGTGTTGGGAATGCCATTCTTATCATTCTTCAACTTTGCTTTGCTGGTATTATCGTCATATGTTTAGATGAACTCCTCCAGAAAGGATATGGTCTTGGTTCTGGGATTTCCCTATTTATAGCTACCAATATCTg TGAAAATATTATCTGGAAAGCATTCAGTCCCACAACCATTAATACTGGCCGTGGAGCTGAATTTGAAGGTGCTATTATTGCTTTGTTCCATCTTCTGATAGCTAGAACAGACAAAGTACGAGCTCTTAGAGAGGCTTTCTACCGGCAAAATCTTCCCAACGTTACCAATCTGCTTGCCACAGTGTTGATCTTCCTCATTGTTATCTATTTCCAAGGTTTCCGTGTTGTTCTTCCTGTCAGGTCAAAGAATGCCCGTGGACAACAAGGCTCTTATCCAATAAAACTATTCTATACCTCCAACATGCCTATTATTCTTCAATCTGCTCTTGTATCCAACCTGTACTTCATTTCTCAG TTACTGTACCGGAAGTACAGTGGAAACTTCTTCGTCAATTTGTTGGGCATATGGAAGGAATCTGAATACTCAGGCCAGTCTGTTCCTGTTGGTGGACTTGCTTATTATGTTACTGCGCCATCAAG CCTGGCAGACATGTTGACTCATCCATTCCATGCTCTTTTCTACATAGTATTCATGCTTTCTGCTTGTGCACTGTTCTCAAAGACATGGATTGAAGTTTCAGGGTCCTCAGCTAAAGATGTTGCCAAGCAGCTTAAG GAGCAACAAATGGTGATGCCTGGACATCGAGACTCCAATCTGCAGAAGGAATTGAACCGCTACATTCCCACTGCAGCTGCTTTTGGAGGAATGTGCATTGGCGCATTGACAGTGTTGGCAGACATGATGGGCGCTATTGGATCGGGAACTGGAATTCTTCTTGCAGTTACCATCATCTATCAGTATTTCGAGACATTTGAGAAGGAGAAAGCCACTGAACTAGGTTTCTTGGGCTTGTGA
- the LOC116031814 gene encoding ER lumen protein-retaining receptor A-like has product MNIFRLAGDMTHLISILVLLLKIYATKSCSGISLKTQELYTIVFLARYLDLFTEFISVYNTIMKIVFIVSTLAIVWCMRFHRTVKRSYDQELDTFRHWILIAASFVLALLIHEKFTFLEVFWSFSIYLEAVAILPQLVLLQRSGNVDNLTGQYVFFLGAYRSFYILNWIYRYFTEPHFSRWISCISGLVQTALYADFFYYYFISWKNNAKLQLPA; this is encoded by the exons ATGAATATCTTCAGACTCGCCGGCGACATGACGCATTTGATCAGCATTCTCGTCCTCCTACTCAAAATTTACGCCACCAAATCATGCTCAG GAATTTCTCTGAAGACCCAAGAGTTGTACACAATTGTGTTTTTGGCACGATATCTGGATTTGTTCACTGAATTTATATCTGTCTATAACACCATTATGAAGATAGTGTTTATTGTGAGCACTTTGGCAATTGTATGGTGCATGAGGTTTCACAGAACTGTTAAGCGGTCATATGACCAAGAGCTAGACACTTTCCGTCACTGGATTCTTATCGCTGCTAGTTTTGTGTTGGCTCTTTTGATTCATGAGAAGTTCACTTTCCTGGAG GTATTTTGGAGTTTTTCAATATACCTGGAGGCAGTTGCAATTCTTCCACAGTTGGTTCTGTTGCAAAGAAGTGGAAATGTGGACAATCTAACTGGACAATATGTTTTCTTTCTTGG GGCTTATCGATCATTCTACATCTTGAATTGGATTTACCGTTATTTCACAGAGCCCCATTTCAGCAGATGGATAT CTTGCATCTCTGGACTTGTCCAAACCGCTCTATATGCAGATTTTTTCTACTACTACTTTATAAG ttGGAAAAACAATGCGAAGCTTCAATTGCCTGCCTGA
- the LOC116031588 gene encoding ubiquitin domain-containing protein 1-like, whose product MGCAGSSHSKGDGAETVKKVRKPKPWKHSEAITRAQLVQMRDEFWDTAPHYGGRKEIWDALRAAAEADISFAQAIVDSAGIIVQASDLTICYDERGAKYELPKYVLSEPTNLIRES is encoded by the exons ATGGGCTGCGCTGGATCTTCGCATTCGAAAGGAGATG GTGCAGAGACTGTTAAGAAGGTACGGAAGCCAAAACCGTGGAAACATTCAGAAGCAATAACAAGGGCTCAACTTGTACAGATGCGTGATGAATTTTGGGACACTGCTCCACACTATGGTGGTCGGAAAG AGATCTGGGATGCACTTAGGGCTGCTGCTGAGGCTGACATATCCTTTGCCCAGGCTATTGTGGACAGTGCTGGTATTATTGTTCAAGCCTCTGATCTGACAATCTGCTATGACGAAAGAG GTGCAAAGTATGAGTTACCAAAGTACGTTTTGAGTGAACCGACAAATTTGATCCGCGAGAGCTAA